The genomic interval AGATCATTGGACAATACCGTGAAATTCGGGGCCTGATCACCAGCAGTGATTTCATTCCCCAGAAGTGTCACCGGATCGTTATTAAATGTAACATTTGCCATAATAAATTAATCCTCCCATTTCCTTGATTCTATTTTTATTATGAATCGGCTTTTAATATATGTCCAACGATAACCTTCTTGAATTTGTTACGATTATTTGAACTAAATATCATACTGAAGGCCGTCTTCTTCCTCATCGGATTGCTGATCATTCTGTTTACGATCCTGTTTTCCCTGACGTTTTTTATCCTTTTCCTGTTTCTTAGCTTCATCATCATTATTTGATTTAGATTGTTGTTTTATTTTTTCCTGTAGTCCGGACTCTTTTAACAGCTGTTGAATTTTATCAACCGCTTTCGGAGCAACATCCATCATTTTTTCGTATATATGCGTACTTTCATCTAAGTGAATCATTTTCATACCTTTTTGACTTATAATCAAAAAAGCAATAGGAGTAATGGAAACACCGCCCCCGCTACCACCACCGAATGGCAACGATTCGCCCCCACTAGAGTCACCTTGATCACCGGAAGTGAATTCACTTCCCCCTGCTGCAAATCCGAAGCCAAGCTTTGAAACTGGAATAATTACCGTGCCATCCGGTGATTCAACCGGATCACCAATTATCGTGTTAACCTCTATCATGTCTTTCAAATTTTCCATTGCCGTTGTCATCAAACCCTGAATTGGATGTTCATCCATGATAAATCCTCCTTATTACGTGATCGCTTCCCGTTTTCCAGGAAGTTTCCGGATAAATTTCAAGAATGCATAGATAGCTTGCCCAACCCTAATTGTTATCATGCAATCAAAGACGGAGCTAATTTTTCGTTGATTAAAAAAAGGTGTCACAACAATGGAAGGTTCCGTTACAAGCGTGCTTTTGGAAGTGAGTAATCCGATTACCATTCCTTTCATCCCCCATATACCCCCAGTAACCATCCCGGTTGTATCAGCTTTTCCGGTGCCTACGTCCGTCTTCCACGATATGCTATGGAACCGAATTCGTTTTAATACAACTGATACTGCTGTGTTTACATCTTTCATTTTTTCCGAAAAATTTTTACTGAATTTATGTATGATTGTTAGCGTCTCTTGGAAAGATTGTTCTGGCACGGGTTCCTCCGTTAAGTCAATTGAACGCTTCATGAGTCGTATTCTATACAAATAGACAGCTAAATAAAGAGTTTGCTCCTCTTGATTTAGTGTGACAGAACAAACAATTTTTAAGTTTGAATATAAAAGTATCATACACACAATAAGAAAAACGATGATTATTAAACCAATTATCATGTTCCCACCTCATGAGCTTATTTTCCCGTAAAATTCCTCACTTATACCGTCTTTCCATCTATATTGGGATATTCTATGAAAAAATGGTAAACTTAAAATAAGAATGAATAAATTGGAAGGTGAAACAAATGAGCCAACGAAACAATATATATTTTTTCTATACACATAAGGATCATCTTGACGAAAAGCTTCAACAGTTATTTGAACTGGCTCGGGAAAATAACTTCAATATTGTGGACCACCCGGATCAAGCAAACATCATTGTTAGTGTAGGAGGGGATGGAGCATTTCTGCAGGCTGTACGTACGACAGGTTTCCGTCAGGATTGTTTATATACCGGCATTACTCATTCAAATGAATCCGGTTTATATTGTGACTTTAACCTGGACAACTTCGATGAAATGCTTGATACCATTATTCATGAAGAACTAGAGGTTCGTCGCTTCCCAGTTATCAACGTACTGATCAATGGGGAATCAGCGTTTCATTGCCTAAATGAAGTAAGCATCCGTTCCACTATCATAAAAACAATTGTCATGGATGTTTACATTGATGATATGCATTTTGAAACTTTTCGTGGTGACGGGCTGATTGTTGCAACACCGACTGGAAGCACTGGTTACAACAAATCCACTCAAGGGGCTATTGTCGATCCTAAACTTCCATGCTTTCAGGTATCTGAAATTGCATCACTTAACAATAACCGATACAGAACATTGGGTTCATCATTCATCTTAAACAAAGACCGTACATTAACATTACAAATAGTCCAAGACGGGAATGATTATCCAATTATCGGGATGGATAATGAAGCCTACTCCATCCGCAATATTAAGGATTTGACTGTCACCTTAAGTGATAACGTCATTAAAACGGTCAAACTAAAAAATAATTCCTACTGGGATCGTGTGAAACGGACCTTCTTATAGTACGGGCCTAGCGTACCTAATTAATACGGGCTACCCCCGAAAGGATAGCCCGAAGCCATTTCTGTATAATTTTTTATTGTGGCATATTACCGCCAAATTGTTGTTCTGCTGTGTTTACAAGGCGTTTTGTGATTTCCCCGCCAACAGACCCGTTTGCGCGGGAAGTAGTATCAGCACCAAGTTGAACACCAAATTCTTGTGCAATTTCAGTTTTCATTTGGTTTAGTGCTTGTTCCGCACCAGGCACTACTAATTGGTTTGAACTGTTGTTGCTTGGCATTCTTCATCACCTCCTTGGTACCCTTATGTTGTGTACCGGGAGGCTTTTTTAAACTGGTAACTACTGTTAATTTGTTATCTCTTCAAAATAAATCATTAAATGCTTCCTCCATGTCCGCCTTGCCGGTCAATGTGACAACTTCAATGCCATTTACAGCTTCCTCAATTAAATCTGAAAAATTAGCCTGTGACTCGAATTGATTAACTTTCTCTCTTGAGGGCCTTGTTTTTGGTGATTTAGGAACAAAAATGGTACAGCAATCTTCATATGGCCGAATGGAAATATCGTACGTATCAATGGTTTTGGAGATCTTAATTATATCATCCTTATCCATAGCAACTAACGGCCGTAAAATCGGATAATTGGTTACTTCATTAATCGCATTCATGCTTTCCATCGTCTGACTTGCAACCTGTCCAAGGCTTTCACCGGTTGTCATTGATAAAATTGATTCATTTCTGCAAACATATTCACTGATACGCAGCATCATCCGGCGCATAATGGTCATCGCATAATTTTCTGGCATTTCTCGGAAAATGTGCTGCTGTACGTTGGTAAACGGTACAACGTGAACCTTTATCTTATTTCCGTAGTGTGTTAGTTTTTCCGCCAGATCCAACACCTTTTGCTTGGCTCTGTCACTTGTGAACGGGGGCGAATGAAAGTGGATTGCTTCTACTTGTACCCCACGTTTCATAGCCAAAAAGCCTGCAACCGGGCTGTCGATACCTCCAGATAAAAGAAGCAATGTCTTACCGGAAGATCCAACTGGCAGTCCTCCAAGCCCCTGTACGACACTGGAAGTTATATAGGTCGCTTCTTTTCGTATTTCAACACTCAGTTCCAAATCTGGTTCATGAACATCAACGGAGAAGCCGGATGTGTGACTTAATAAATATGCGCCCAGTATCCGGTTCATTTGCTGCGACCGTATTGGGAAGTCTTTATCTATTCGCTTTACCGATACTTTAAACGTACGGATATCACGTTCATTTTGCAACGCCCACAGTGCAGCCGCCTTGATTTGCTCTTCATCGTTTTGTACTTTAACAGCCAGACTCAGACTCTGGATACCAAATACATTTTGGCATTTCTTAATAATTGCATCGGGATCATGTCCGTTCAGTAAAATAAACATTCGCCCCTGTGTCCGTTTCACTGTTGTTTTCGGAAAATCTCGTAGCTGCCGTTTCAGATTGTTCTGAAGCTGTATAATAAAACTTTTTCTGTTCTTGCCTTTTAACGCCATTTCGCCATAGCGGATTAATATGTGGTCATATTGCATACTATCTACTCCAGTACTGCTTTTAATTGCTTGATAGCCTTTTCCAACTCACGTAAGAAGGTATCAATTTCAGTTTTAGTGGTGTCATACGACAGACTAATTCTTAATGCTGATGTGGAACGTTCCCCACTGTGACCGCATGCTGCAAGTATTTTACTTTCGTCCGTTTGTTTTGATGAACAAGCAGATTTCGTCGAGATATAAATCCCCTGCTCACCAAGTATATGAATCAGTACTTCCGGTTTTAAACCGGGGACCGATATATTCATGATATGCGGGGCTGCCTGTTCAGGCGTATTGATGAAGATACCATCCATTGCGCTAAGTTTTTGCCGAATAAGTGTCTGCAATTCAGACATATGCCTAATTCCGGCAGTTTCTCGTTCTTTCATTAGCCGCAGTGCTTTTACCATCGATACAACACCTGCAAGATTTTCAGTCCCCGACCGGCGCGACTGCTCTTGGCCACCACCATGAAAAAGCGGGAAAAGCGTCGTGCCTTCCCTCACATAAAGGATCCCTGTTCCTTTTAGTCCGTGCAGCTTGTGTCCTGAAATGGTACATAGGTCAATTCCACTGTCTCCGAGATCGAGCGGAACCTTACCCATTCCTTGAACATGATCAACATGAAAAAATAATTTTGGATGCTGT from Lentibacillus cibarius carries:
- a CDS encoding DUF2953 domain-containing protein; translation: MPEQSFQETLTIIHKFSKNFSEKMKDVNTAVSVVLKRIRFHSISWKTDVGTGKADTTGMVTGGIWGMKGMVIGLLTSKSTLVTEPSIVVTPFFNQRKISSVFDCMITIRVGQAIYAFLKFIRKLPGKREAIT
- the ytfJ gene encoding GerW family sporulation protein yields the protein MDEHPIQGLMTTAMENLKDMIEVNTIIGDPVESPDGTVIIPVSKLGFGFAAGGSEFTSGDQGDSSGGESLPFGGGSGGGVSITPIAFLIISQKGMKMIHLDESTHIYEKMMDVAPKAVDKIQQLLKESGLQEKIKQQSKSNNDDEAKKQEKDKKRQGKQDRKQNDQQSDEEEDGLQYDI
- a CDS encoding cysteine desulfurase family protein, with translation MIYLDNSATTKPDTQVLQSFQQVSERFFANPSSIHQLGGEAEKLLQRSKEQAAQLMRVRPDELVFTAGGTEGNNLAIKGISLEHRKRGGHIITTQVEHPSVYEAFNSLEQLGFTVTYLPVDETGVVSVDELQKAITDDTILISVIHVNNEIGSIQPVEQIGEIAKQHPKLFFHVDHVQGMGKVPLDLGDSGIDLCTISGHKLHGLKGTGILYVREGTTLFPLFHGGGQEQSRRSGTENLAGVVSMVKALRLMKERETAGIRHMSELQTLIRQKLSAMDGIFINTPEQAAPHIMNISVPGLKPEVLIHILGEQGIYISTKSACSSKQTDESKILAACGHSGERSTSALRISLSYDTTKTEIDTFLRELEKAIKQLKAVLE
- a CDS encoding alpha/beta-type small acid-soluble spore protein — its product is MPSNNSSNQLVVPGAEQALNQMKTEIAQEFGVQLGADTTSRANGSVGGEITKRLVNTAEQQFGGNMPQ
- a CDS encoding NAD kinase: MSQRNNIYFFYTHKDHLDEKLQQLFELARENNFNIVDHPDQANIIVSVGGDGAFLQAVRTTGFRQDCLYTGITHSNESGLYCDFNLDNFDEMLDTIIHEELEVRRFPVINVLINGESAFHCLNEVSIRSTIIKTIVMDVYIDDMHFETFRGDGLIVATPTGSTGYNKSTQGAIVDPKLPCFQVSEIASLNNNRYRTLGSSFILNKDRTLTLQIVQDGNDYPIIGMDNEAYSIRNIKDLTVTLSDNVIKTVKLKNNSYWDRVKRTFL
- the thiI gene encoding tRNA uracil 4-sulfurtransferase ThiI yields the protein MQYDHILIRYGEMALKGKNRKSFIIQLQNNLKRQLRDFPKTTVKRTQGRMFILLNGHDPDAIIKKCQNVFGIQSLSLAVKVQNDEEQIKAAALWALQNERDIRTFKVSVKRIDKDFPIRSQQMNRILGAYLLSHTSGFSVDVHEPDLELSVEIRKEATYITSSVVQGLGGLPVGSSGKTLLLLSGGIDSPVAGFLAMKRGVQVEAIHFHSPPFTSDRAKQKVLDLAEKLTHYGNKIKVHVVPFTNVQQHIFREMPENYAMTIMRRMMLRISEYVCRNESILSMTTGESLGQVASQTMESMNAINEVTNYPILRPLVAMDKDDIIKISKTIDTYDISIRPYEDCCTIFVPKSPKTRPSREKVNQFESQANFSDLIEEAVNGIEVVTLTGKADMEEAFNDLF